From one Acidobacteriota bacterium genomic stretch:
- a CDS encoding VOC family protein produces the protein MNRSLVHIALVVADYDEAIAFYTETLGFDLIEDTPQSETKRWVLVAPKGSGDCRLLLAKAVGEEQTSRIGNQTGGRVFLFLRTDDFWRDYYLYRSRGVEFVREPSSHDYGTVAVFADLYGNLWDLVQFAEE, from the coding sequence ATGAATCGATCGCTTGTACATATCGCGTTGGTCGTCGCGGATTATGATGAGGCGATCGCATTTTATACCGAGACACTCGGCTTCGATCTGATCGAAGACACGCCGCAGAGCGAGACAAAACGCTGGGTCTTGGTCGCGCCAAAGGGTTCGGGCGATTGCCGTTTATTGCTTGCGAAGGCGGTCGGCGAGGAGCAGACGAGCCGAATCGGGAATCAGACCGGCGGACGCGTTTTCCTGTTTTTGAGGACGGACGATTTCTGGCGGGATTATTATCTGTACCGGTCGCGCGGCGTCGAGTTCGTGCGCGAGCCGTCAAGCCACGATTACGGCACGGTCGCGGTTTTCGCTGACCTGTACGGGAATCTTTGGGATTTGGTGCAGTTTGCGGAAGAGTAA
- a CDS encoding N-acetylornithine carbamoyltransferase, with amino-acid sequence MNNFLKTSDFSRAELDALVESALRFKHGQSSVKPLDGKSVALVFFNPSLRTRASMQVGIFELGGNSVTLEPGGTSWTLEHRDGVVMDADKTEHLSEFVRVVERYVSAVGVRTFAHLKNWTEERVDPILGAFTRYASKPVINLESAMHHPCQALADMMTIRENFGVKRKKVLLTWAFHPKPLPMAVPNSFALAAAQFGHDLRIAHPKGYELDGELIGEIENQTRENGGSIEIVNDVNAAFEGVDVVYAKSWGSFRHYGDAEGDVRERAAYREHWIVDEAKMERTNNAIFMHCLPVRRNVVVTDAVIDSPRSTVIDEAENRLHVQKAILSMLVK; translated from the coding sequence ATGAACAACTTTCTCAAAACCTCTGATTTTTCGCGAGCCGAACTCGACGCGCTCGTCGAGTCGGCCTTGCGCTTCAAACACGGACAAAGTTCGGTCAAACCGCTCGACGGCAAATCGGTCGCGCTCGTCTTTTTCAACCCGAGCCTCAGGACGCGCGCGTCGATGCAGGTCGGCATCTTCGAACTCGGCGGAAATTCCGTGACGCTTGAACCGGGCGGCACGAGTTGGACGCTCGAACATCGCGACGGCGTCGTAATGGACGCCGACAAGACGGAACACCTTTCGGAGTTTGTTCGCGTCGTCGAGAGGTACGTGTCGGCGGTCGGTGTGCGCACGTTCGCCCATCTCAAGAATTGGACCGAGGAGCGCGTCGATCCGATACTTGGTGCTTTCACCCGATATGCGTCAAAACCGGTGATAAATCTCGAGTCGGCGATGCATCACCCGTGTCAGGCACTTGCCGATATGATGACGATCCGCGAGAACTTCGGCGTGAAAAGGAAAAAGGTTCTCCTGACGTGGGCGTTTCATCCGAAGCCTTTGCCGATGGCGGTCCCGAACAGTTTCGCGCTCGCGGCGGCGCAGTTCGGCCACGACCTTCGCATCGCGCATCCAAAAGGTTATGAACTTGATGGCGAACTGATCGGCGAGATCGAAAATCAAACGCGCGAGAACGGCGGAAGCATCGAGATCGTCAATGACGTAAATGCTGCGTTTGAGGGAGTTGACGTGGTTTACGCGAAAAGCTGGGGAAGCTTTCGGCATTACGGCGACGCTGAAGGCGATGTCCGCGAACGCGCCGCTTATCGCGAACATTGGATCGTCGACGAGGCGAAGATGGAGCGGACCAACAATGCGATCTTTATGCATTGCCTGCCCGTCCGGCGGAACGTTGTCGTGACCGATGCCGTCATCGACTCGCCGCGGTCGACGGTTATCGACGAGGCCGAAAATCGGCTTCACGTTCAGAAGGCGATACTTTCGATGTTGGTAAAATAA
- the argC gene encoding N-acetyl-gamma-glutamyl-phosphate reductase, which produces MKQIKIAIFGGSGYGGSELLRILLAHPNAEIVLVTANEHAGKPVSEVHKNLRGVCDLTFDSSPYDLPALDCDVAFLALPHGQALRIVPQLADGIKVIDLSGDFRIDDKTVFEKFYKLEHTADELQNSFVYGLTETNRNAIREAKYIANPGCFATATLLALAPLVKAGLPVGRIIVDAKTGSSGSGAKPAANTHHPQRMTSFYAYKPFTHQHVPEIGQHLRSIGKFANELVFMTHSLPLSRGIFASCYAEAGQEISTAELKAIYADFYHPKSEIPNPKSQVEPENPFIRIVEGSPDINWVKTTNFCDISVHAHGRQIAVFSAIDNLVKGAAGQAVQNMNLMFGLDETTGLKLIGTNP; this is translated from the coding sequence ATGAAACAAATCAAGATCGCGATCTTCGGCGGTTCAGGTTATGGCGGCAGCGAACTTTTGCGGATTTTGCTGGCCCATCCGAATGCGGAGATCGTTTTGGTAACCGCCAACGAACACGCCGGAAAGCCGGTCTCGGAAGTGCACAAGAATCTGCGCGGGGTCTGCGATCTGACTTTCGATTCCTCGCCCTATGATCTGCCGGCGCTCGATTGCGATGTCGCGTTTCTCGCACTGCCGCACGGCCAGGCGCTGAGAATCGTCCCGCAACTCGCGGACGGCATCAAGGTCATCGATCTCTCAGGCGATTTCCGAATCGACGACAAAACGGTGTTTGAGAAATTCTACAAGCTGGAACACACCGCCGACGAACTCCAGAATAGCTTCGTCTACGGCTTGACGGAAACCAATCGGAACGCGATCCGCGAGGCGAAATACATCGCTAATCCGGGGTGCTTCGCAACCGCGACGTTGCTCGCGCTTGCACCGCTCGTGAAGGCGGGGCTGCCGGTCGGTCGAATCATCGTCGACGCCAAGACCGGTTCGTCCGGATCCGGCGCCAAGCCGGCGGCGAACACGCACCATCCGCAGCGGATGACTTCTTTTTACGCTTACAAACCGTTTACGCACCAGCACGTTCCCGAGATCGGGCAGCATCTGCGATCGATCGGAAAGTTCGCGAACGAACTTGTTTTTATGACCCACAGTCTGCCCTTGTCGCGTGGCATTTTCGCGTCGTGCTACGCCGAAGCAGGCCAAGAGATCTCGACGGCAGAGCTCAAGGCGATCTACGCGGATTTTTATCATCCAAAATCCGAAATCCCAAATCCCAAATCCCAAGTCGAGCCCGAGAATCCGTTCATTCGAATCGTCGAAGGTTCTCCGGACATAAATTGGGTCAAAACCACGAACTTTTGCGACATTTCGGTCCACGCGCACGGGCGTCAGATCGCTGTCTTTTCGGCGATCGACAATCTCGTCAAAGGCGCCGCGGGCCAGGCGGTTCAGAATATGAATCTGATGTTTGGCTTGGATGAAACGACCGGACTCAAACTCATCGGCACGAATCCGTGA
- a CDS encoding aminotransferase class III-fold pyridoxal phosphate-dependent enzyme, which translates to MNFESIKETEDRFQVETYAKMNIAVARGRGAWIWTSEGDKYLDLYGGHAVCATGHSHPQVVKALQEQAEKVLFYSNLVYSETRAVAAEKLVSVAPDSLTKAFFCNSGTEANENAMRMARFATGREKVITFSGGFHGRTADAISATFLGNYRNLGKPNVPGHVEAIFGDIESVRAVADNETAAVMLEPIQSMAGVIEAAPDFFRDLRAVCDEFGMILIFDEVQTGVGRTGNWFFGGSELAGGVEPDIITLAKSLGSGIPVGACLVNDRISSAVKTNDLGTTFGGGMLAMAAVTATLEAIENDRMRENIVAVETHLRERLREIEQIIAVHGKGGLIGIEFAENAKPVHAKLLEHKIITGTSSNPNVLRLLSPLCVTRDEIDLFVDVFGR; encoded by the coding sequence ATGAACTTCGAATCGATAAAAGAAACCGAAGACCGATTTCAGGTCGAAACCTACGCCAAAATGAATATCGCCGTCGCGCGCGGCCGAGGTGCCTGGATCTGGACGAGCGAGGGCGACAAATATCTCGATCTATACGGCGGCCACGCCGTTTGCGCGACCGGCCATTCACACCCGCAGGTCGTCAAAGCGTTGCAGGAACAGGCCGAAAAGGTTTTGTTCTACTCGAATTTGGTTTATTCGGAAACACGCGCCGTCGCGGCCGAGAAACTCGTTTCCGTAGCGCCGGATTCCCTCACGAAGGCGTTTTTCTGCAACTCCGGGACCGAAGCGAACGAGAACGCGATGCGTATGGCCCGTTTTGCGACCGGGCGCGAGAAAGTCATCACATTCAGCGGCGGCTTTCACGGCCGGACCGCCGATGCGATCTCGGCGACGTTTCTCGGAAATTACCGCAACCTCGGAAAGCCGAACGTGCCGGGACACGTCGAGGCGATCTTCGGCGATATCGAATCGGTCCGCGCCGTTGCCGACAACGAGACGGCGGCGGTGATGCTCGAACCGATCCAGTCGATGGCCGGCGTGATTGAAGCGGCGCCGGATTTCTTCCGCGATTTACGCGCGGTTTGCGACGAATTCGGAATGATCCTGATCTTTGACGAGGTCCAGACCGGCGTCGGACGCACGGGAAACTGGTTTTTCGGAGGCAGCGAACTCGCCGGCGGCGTCGAACCCGACATCATCACACTCGCCAAATCGCTCGGCAGCGGCATTCCCGTCGGCGCGTGTCTCGTCAACGATCGAATCTCAAGCGCGGTCAAGACCAACGATCTCGGCACAACCTTCGGCGGCGGGATGCTCGCAATGGCGGCGGTCACGGCAACGCTTGAAGCGATCGAAAACGACCGTATGCGAGAGAACATCGTCGCGGTCGAAACCCATCTGCGCGAACGTCTCCGCGAGATCGAACAAATCATCGCCGTCCACGGCAAAGGCGGGTTGATAGGGATCGAATTTGCCGAGAATGCCAAGCCCGTTCACGCTAAGTTATTGGAACACAAGATAATTACGGGCACTTCGAGCAATCCGAACGTCTTGCGCTTGCTTTCGCCTCTGTGCGTAACGCGGGATGAGATTGATTTGTTTGTCGATGTATTTGGCCGTTGA
- a CDS encoding S8 family peptidase, producing MRKTKIQKLQAAALIAAFCMFVIPGGSLQVRAQTTSSSGMTKLSKPLQQVVLGQITDSNSWYEANATQPFVQVLVQTYSSDLAGVRQAIKAAGGTVWTRYYSINGVDAWIPVARLLEIAQRSDVERMTPNYLTQQTESKLEKATGAAATRVLDALTNDYVGPDGSGIGIAVLDSGIMAGNKGFNDANGVSRVKAQTDIVQLNTALRAFKNSQYRDRIPYAGKDFADLYYGAISSAGVSPILRNWQANGDVYGHGTFVAGVAAGRGKGGSDSSDFTGIAPNSNIVSVKVLDDGGVGQVTDVIKGIDWAILHRSEYNIRVINLSLGGSSGESYLTDPLCRSVRKAVSEGITVVVSAGNYGKNEAGQEVYGTITSPGNDPTVITVGSANTFETDGRVDDRVTSFSSRGPTRGFYLNSSGAKVYDNLLKPDIVAPGNKIVSMESDGNELVEKYAALEIADADVAAPVMRMSGTSVSAPVVSGAVALLLEKNPGLTPALVKAILQYSAQQITGANVSQQGAGLLNIRGAIRLAEVLRTDVSTAIANGTIRTGDSMLAPGKSLPYSYDSLNGQTVYWGKYVFAGGNHILGGSSLLSKYQAFYNPKMLWVKKKVLINGVNAPTNTVLISTGVISGDFVADKKALTLGNDIRSRLNSGQGVMLADGVMLADGVMLADGVMLADGVMLADGVMLADGVMLADGVMLADGVMFADGYSTWWQGVLRSEAFLAGE from the coding sequence ATGCGAAAGACAAAAATTCAGAAACTCCAAGCTGCCGCCTTGATCGCGGCGTTCTGTATGTTCGTGATTCCTGGCGGATCGTTGCAGGTTCGGGCCCAGACGACTAGTTCTTCCGGGATGACCAAGCTCTCAAAGCCTTTGCAGCAGGTCGTCCTGGGCCAGATAACGGATTCGAATTCGTGGTACGAGGCGAACGCGACTCAGCCTTTCGTGCAGGTTTTGGTTCAAACCTATTCAAGCGATCTTGCCGGCGTCCGACAGGCCATCAAGGCGGCCGGCGGAACCGTCTGGACCCGCTACTACTCGATCAACGGAGTCGATGCGTGGATTCCGGTAGCCCGTCTTCTTGAAATCGCTCAGCGTTCCGATGTTGAACGAATGACACCCAACTATTTGACCCAGCAGACAGAGAGCAAGCTCGAGAAGGCGACTGGTGCGGCGGCTACCAGAGTACTTGACGCACTTACGAATGATTATGTCGGACCTGACGGATCGGGGATCGGAATTGCCGTATTGGATTCCGGGATCATGGCGGGCAACAAAGGGTTCAACGACGCCAATGGCGTTTCGCGGGTCAAAGCACAGACCGATATTGTCCAGCTCAACACCGCACTCCGCGCTTTCAAAAACTCACAGTATCGTGACCGGATCCCGTATGCCGGCAAGGACTTTGCGGACCTCTACTACGGCGCAATTTCATCTGCCGGAGTGAGTCCTATACTTCGAAATTGGCAGGCCAACGGAGACGTTTACGGACATGGGACTTTTGTCGCGGGCGTCGCCGCCGGTCGCGGAAAAGGGGGAAGCGATTCGTCGGATTTTACCGGGATCGCCCCGAACTCGAATATTGTTTCGGTCAAGGTGCTTGACGACGGCGGAGTCGGACAGGTGACCGATGTCATCAAAGGAATCGATTGGGCAATCCTTCATCGAAGCGAATATAACATCCGCGTGATCAATTTGAGCCTCGGTGGATCGTCCGGCGAGAGTTATTTGACCGACCCGCTTTGCCGCTCAGTGCGCAAGGCTGTTTCCGAAGGAATAACCGTCGTCGTCTCGGCAGGGAACTACGGCAAGAACGAGGCCGGACAAGAGGTTTACGGAACGATAACATCACCGGGAAACGATCCGACTGTGATCACGGTCGGATCTGCGAATACTTTTGAAACCGATGGCCGCGTCGATGATCGGGTAACCAGTTTCAGTTCGCGCGGTCCGACACGCGGATTCTATCTCAACTCGAGCGGTGCAAAAGTCTATGACAACCTGCTCAAACCGGACATCGTTGCACCCGGAAACAAGATCGTTTCGATGGAATCGGATGGCAATGAACTGGTCGAGAAGTATGCCGCTTTGGAAATCGCCGATGCCGATGTTGCAGCGCCGGTGATGCGAATGAGCGGAACCTCCGTGTCCGCACCCGTCGTATCGGGCGCCGTCGCGCTGCTGCTTGAGAAGAATCCCGGTTTGACGCCGGCACTGGTGAAGGCGATTCTCCAGTATTCGGCTCAACAGATAACCGGAGCGAACGTCTCGCAGCAAGGCGCGGGACTCCTCAACATCCGCGGAGCGATTCGTTTGGCAGAGGTTCTGCGGACGGACGTTTCCACGGCAATTGCGAACGGCACGATCCGGACCGGTGATTCAATGCTCGCCCCGGGCAAGTCGCTGCCGTATTCTTACGACTCGCTCAACGGTCAAACGGTCTATTGGGGTAAGTATGTCTTCGCCGGCGGCAACCACATTCTCGGGGGAAGTTCTCTTCTATCGAAGTATCAGGCCTTTTACAACCCCAAAATGCTCTGGGTCAAAAAGAAAGTCCTGATCAACGGCGTCAATGCGCCGACAAACACGGTGCTGATCTCGACCGGCGTCATTTCCGGCGACTTCGTTGCGGATAAGAAAGCCCTGACGCTTGGCAATGACATTCGCAGTCGTTTGAATAGCGGTCAAGGCGTGATGCTTGCGGATGGCGTGATGCTCGCAGACGGCGTGATGCTCGCAGACGGCGTGATGCTCGCGGACGGCGTGATGCTTGCCGACGGCGTGATGCTCGCAGACGGCGTGATGCTCGCTGACGGAGTAATGCTCGCCGACGGAGTAATGTTCGCCGACGGCTACAGTACTTGGTGGCAGGGAGTACTCCGAAGCGAAGCATTTCTTGCGGGGGAATAG
- a CDS encoding homoserine kinase, which produces MNEITVRAPATVANVVCGFDCLGFALGEPFDEITLRISDQPGVRIVHNDGFGLPVEPERNVVGTVLMSMAKAACADVGFVAEITKHIKPGSGIGSSAASAAGAAVAANHLLGERFTKNQLVEFARDGEFTACGSRIADNVSACIFGGFTLVRATEPVADVIALDFPELFVTVIHPQIEIKTADARAVMKQEVPLATAVRQWGNVGALVAGLAKGDYALIGRSLEDFVAEPYRKALIPHFDDLKFKSLMAGALGGGISGSGPSVFMLSASEVAASDVADAMRGVYSKSGIEFNIYRSGIKRSGVTIAE; this is translated from the coding sequence ATGAATGAAATTACGGTTCGAGCTCCGGCGACGGTCGCCAATGTCGTGTGCGGATTCGATTGCCTCGGGTTCGCGCTCGGCGAACCGTTCGACGAGATAACGCTTCGTATCTCCGATCAGCCGGGCGTTCGGATCGTTCATAATGACGGTTTCGGTCTGCCCGTCGAGCCCGAACGAAACGTCGTCGGGACCGTTCTGATGTCGATGGCCAAAGCGGCCTGCGCAGATGTCGGATTCGTCGCCGAGATCACAAAACATATCAAGCCCGGAAGCGGAATCGGTTCAAGCGCGGCGAGCGCGGCCGGCGCGGCGGTTGCTGCAAACCATCTGCTGGGCGAACGATTTACCAAGAATCAACTCGTCGAATTCGCCCGTGACGGTGAGTTCACCGCTTGCGGATCGCGCATCGCGGACAACGTTTCGGCCTGTATTTTCGGGGGCTTCACGCTCGTCCGCGCGACGGAGCCAGTCGCCGACGTGATCGCGCTCGACTTTCCTGAGCTGTTCGTGACGGTGATTCATCCGCAGATCGAGATCAAAACCGCGGACGCCCGGGCCGTAATGAAACAAGAGGTTCCGCTCGCGACCGCGGTGCGGCAATGGGGAAATGTCGGTGCATTGGTCGCCGGCCTCGCGAAAGGCGATTACGCGCTCATCGGGCGCTCTCTCGAGGACTTTGTCGCCGAACCCTACCGCAAAGCGCTGATCCCGCATTTCGACGATCTCAAATTCAAGAGCTTGATGGCAGGCGCGCTCGGCGGCGGAATTTCGGGGTCAGGGCCGAGCGTTTTTATGCTCTCGGCGTCCGAGGTGGCCGCTTCCGACGTCGCCGACGCAATGCGCGGGGTTTATTCGAAGAGCGGAATTGAATTCAACATTTACCGGTCAGGAATCAAACGCAGCGGCGTAACTATCGCAGAATGA
- the thrC gene encoding threonine synthase, producing MQYFSTNRKSPHASFREATLNGQPDDRGLYFPERIPKLSDDFWSRFGAMDKASVAFEVIRPFVAGEIADERLFEICSETVSFDFPLVRIDERISTLELFHGATHAFKDVGARFMSRCLREFSGQTTGKTVVVVATSGDTGGAVANGFYGVDGVEVVILFPKGKVSRVQELQLTTLGQNIHAFEVTGDFDACQKLAKTALADADLKREVFLTSANSINVARWLPQQFYYFYAHRQWLESGRTEPPVISVPSGNFGNICAGILAHISGLPAAKFIAACNANDVVPRFLETGEMIEKTAVATLSNAMDVANPSNFVRILEMFDRDYVRLKDLLVSVSVSDDQTRATMLDVYKRFGYVLDPHGAVGFRALEDYLSATEGAGYFLETAHPVKFDSVLEITGTFGTIPDSVAELESRPKKSTEIGVDYEDLKSILRNLI from the coding sequence ATGCAATACTTTAGCACAAACCGAAAATCGCCTCACGCGTCGTTCCGCGAAGCGACGCTCAACGGGCAGCCCGATGATCGCGGTCTTTACTTTCCGGAGCGCATCCCGAAACTGAGTGACGACTTTTGGAGCCGTTTCGGAGCGATGGACAAGGCATCGGTCGCGTTCGAAGTGATCCGCCCGTTCGTCGCCGGCGAGATCGCCGACGAACGCCTGTTTGAGATCTGTTCGGAAACGGTGAGTTTCGATTTTCCGCTGGTGCGCATCGATGAACGGATATCGACGCTCGAACTGTTTCACGGCGCGACGCACGCGTTCAAAGACGTCGGAGCGCGATTTATGAGCCGTTGCCTTCGGGAGTTTTCGGGACAGACGACCGGCAAAACGGTCGTCGTCGTCGCGACTTCGGGAGACACGGGCGGCGCGGTCGCGAACGGTTTTTACGGGGTCGACGGCGTCGAGGTCGTGATTCTTTTTCCGAAAGGCAAGGTTTCGCGCGTCCAGGAACTTCAGTTGACGACGCTCGGGCAAAACATTCACGCGTTTGAAGTTACGGGCGATTTCGACGCTTGTCAGAAACTTGCGAAAACCGCGCTCGCCGACGCCGATCTGAAGCGGGAAGTGTTTCTGACGTCCGCCAATTCGATCAACGTCGCGCGCTGGCTGCCGCAGCAGTTCTACTATTTTTACGCCCATCGCCAATGGCTCGAATCGGGCCGGACCGAACCGCCTGTGATAAGCGTCCCGAGCGGGAATTTCGGGAATATCTGCGCCGGCATTCTGGCCCACATTTCCGGACTTCCGGCGGCGAAATTCATCGCCGCCTGCAATGCAAACGACGTCGTGCCGCGGTTTCTAGAGACCGGAGAAATGATAGAAAAGACCGCCGTCGCGACGCTCTCGAATGCGATGGACGTCGCGAATCCTTCGAACTTCGTCCGCATTCTCGAAATGTTCGATCGGGATTACGTTCGTTTGAAAGACCTGTTGGTCTCGGTCAGCGTTTCGGACGATCAGACGCGGGCGACGATGCTCGATGTGTACAAGCGATTCGGATACGTTCTCGATCCGCACGGCGCCGTCGGATTCCGGGCGCTGGAGGATTATCTTTCCGCGACCGAGGGCGCGGGATACTTTCTCGAAACGGCGCATCCGGTGAAATTCGATTCCGTGCTTGAGATCACCGGAACGTTCGGGACGATTCCCGATTCGGTCGCCGAACTTGAATCGCGACCGAAGAAAAGCACCGAAATCGGAGTCGACTACGAAGATTTGAAATCGATATTGCGCAACCTGATCTGA
- a CDS encoding EAL domain-containing protein, with protein MSDQPKNSFLFDAYTLSVTMVGVVVCAYAVLSFPFQRAGSESLVLALLSILVGSTVSIGIKRARLSVSVSDVFTILVFLLYGIAPAVLLSAVEAFISSSRHTKDVRLRLFNSAVMPISFFLAFLASRTLVGTSDVLTGSGLGKEALLTTFVVALSHYLVNTVLIAASSAIRSERPVHEVWKEQYRWMIVPFLATGSIALVGASLISAAGFVAFLLVLPIVGVVYFTYLSHHEKLEAVTVQAEQAETHLREMTESEERFRSAFSNAPIGIGLVSQDGNWLQVNEALCGIFGFSEEEFRHRSLADLVHPEDLIQFLNEIGKVVQRKKRMFQAELRYFNRNNIEIWTQTSISWLNASENARLICQIQDISARRKAEEKLRHDAFFDSLTDLSNYNYFMLSLSQSLTRMRETNDGFSVVFVDLDRFKLVNDSLGHRVGDRLLAAVGQRLKKCVPEEAVVARFGSDEFYLLIEGRFEGDDLVSLLDEIQKQINLVYNVSGQEISISSSFGVVNVTPEHKAVDDIMRDADTALHIAKKQGRGRYVIFDDEMRDRALHEVRLEKELGGAIERNEMHLAYQPIMDLETGEISGFEALARWNHPSLGNIPPSDFIPIAEETGQIVKLGAFVLNEACRQLAAWRDRFGRDLNLTMSVNVSPRQLLQPRLMSEVLETIERNRIPANLLKLEITESVIVDNSDVVISILKQLRAMGTTLSLDDFGTGYSSLSYLHRLPIDTLKIDRSFVSQMTTKAESEEIVKTIIVLAKNLELDTVAEGIETAEQLAALSVFGCSLGQGYYFSRPMDVASATDFIETRNTNFIAGIADNTACDPAVAFEH; from the coding sequence ATGTCCGACCAACCGAAAAACAGTTTCCTGTTCGACGCCTACACGCTATCGGTCACGATGGTCGGTGTAGTTGTCTGCGCTTACGCCGTTCTTTCGTTTCCGTTTCAGCGTGCCGGCTCGGAATCCCTGGTGCTCGCGCTTCTTTCGATACTTGTCGGGTCGACCGTTTCAATCGGAATAAAACGCGCTCGCTTGAGCGTTTCGGTTTCCGATGTTTTCACTATTCTCGTTTTTCTTTTGTACGGAATCGCTCCGGCAGTTCTTCTGAGCGCGGTCGAAGCTTTCATAAGTTCTAGCAGGCATACAAAAGACGTGCGGCTCCGGCTTTTCAATTCTGCCGTGATGCCGATCTCATTCTTTCTGGCGTTTTTGGCATCCCGGACACTGGTCGGAACGAGCGATGTTCTCACCGGCAGCGGATTGGGTAAAGAAGCATTGTTAACGACGTTCGTCGTTGCGCTCTCGCATTATTTGGTCAATACGGTCCTCATCGCCGCGAGTTCGGCGATTCGCTCTGAACGACCGGTCCACGAAGTTTGGAAAGAGCAATACCGCTGGATGATCGTACCGTTTCTTGCAACCGGCTCCATCGCGTTGGTCGGCGCGAGCCTGATCAGCGCGGCCGGATTCGTCGCTTTCCTTTTGGTTCTCCCGATCGTCGGCGTCGTCTATTTCACGTACCTGAGCCATCACGAAAAACTCGAAGCGGTCACAGTTCAGGCTGAGCAGGCCGAGACGCATCTGCGGGAGATGACCGAAAGCGAAGAGCGATTCCGATCGGCGTTCAGCAACGCACCGATCGGAATCGGCCTCGTTTCCCAGGACGGCAACTGGCTGCAGGTCAATGAGGCGTTATGCGGAATCTTCGGATTCAGTGAAGAGGAATTCCGTCATCGCTCGCTCGCTGATCTGGTTCACCCGGAAGATCTCATTCAGTTCCTCAACGAGATCGGCAAGGTTGTCCAGCGAAAGAAGCGGATGTTTCAGGCCGAACTGCGGTATTTCAATCGAAACAACATCGAGATTTGGACGCAAACAAGCATTTCGTGGCTCAATGCCTCCGAAAACGCGCGGTTGATCTGCCAGATCCAGGACATTTCAGCGCGCCGCAAAGCGGAAGAGAAGTTGCGACACGACGCGTTTTTCGACTCGTTGACGGATCTGTCGAATTACAACTATTTCATGCTCAGTCTCTCGCAGTCTTTGACCCGAATGAGAGAGACGAACGATGGTTTCAGCGTTGTTTTCGTTGATCTCGATCGTTTCAAGCTGGTCAACGACAGCCTCGGACACCGCGTAGGTGACCGGCTCCTCGCGGCCGTCGGACAACGATTGAAGAAATGCGTTCCGGAAGAGGCCGTGGTCGCCAGATTCGGTAGCGACGAGTTCTATCTGTTGATCGAAGGGCGATTCGAGGGCGACGATCTTGTGTCCCTTCTCGACGAAATCCAGAAACAAATCAACCTCGTTTACAACGTTTCCGGTCAGGAGATCTCCATCTCGTCCAGCTTCGGAGTCGTCAACGTGACGCCCGAACACAAAGCTGTGGACGATATTATGCGTGACGCGGATACGGCACTCCACATTGCGAAAAAACAGGGGCGCGGGCGATACGTGATCTTCGATGACGAGATGCGCGATCGGGCTTTACACGAGGTCAGGCTCGAGAAAGAACTCGGCGGTGCAATTGAGCGCAATGAGATGCATCTGGCATATCAGCCGATAATGGATTTGGAGACAGGCGAGATCAGCGGCTTCGAAGCGCTTGCGCGATGGAACCACCCGAGTCTCGGGAATATCCCGCCGAGCGACTTTATTCCGATCGCCGAGGAAACCGGCCAAATCGTAAAACTCGGGGCGTTCGTGCTAAACGAGGCGTGTCGGCAACTGGCCGCTTGGCGCGATCGTTTCGGACGCGATCTGAATTTAACGATGAGCGTCAACGTCTCTCCCCGGCAATTGCTTCAACCGCGCCTGATGTCGGAAGTGCTCGAAACCATCGAACGCAATCGGATTCCGGCGAACTTGCTGAAACTCGAGATCACCGAAAGCGTGATCGTCGACAATTCAGATGTGGTGATCTCGATCCTCAAGCAACTTCGCGCGATGGGCACGACGCTTAGTCTCGATGACTTCGGTACGGGCTATTCTTCGCTTAGCTATCTTCATCGTTTGCCGATAGACACGCTGAAAATCGACCGTTCCTTCGTGTCCCAAATGACGACAAAAGCCGAAAGCGAGGAGATAGTCAAGACGATTATCGTTCTCGCCAAAAATCTCGAGCTTGATACGGTCGCGGAAGGTATCGAAACCGCTGAACAGCTTGCGGCGCTGTCCGTGTTCGGCTGCTCGCTCGGTCAAGGGTATTACTTTTCACGGCCGATGGATGTCGCGTCGGCGACGGATTTTATCGAAACGAGAAACACGAATTTCATTGCCGGCATCGCCGACAATACGGCGTGCGATCCAGCCGTTGCCTTCGAGCACTAG